One genomic window of Indioceanicola profundi includes the following:
- a CDS encoding ATP-dependent Clp protease proteolytic subunit codes for MLRAASLALFFSVALPLSACQAAETAAARVKLTPAKVTVTQAVDMQVLRIDGVITPEVAADFKAALDAMPAGAPLTLELNSPGGYTSAGYDMMDRLMTERQKGRRVITVVRGREICESMCVGLFMAGEARYAAPTAQFMVHAPRGLNSGTVTIRSTGRMIDRLVNLGASTDWIERVKAAGGFSGLNDYRTSAAQLAQDQANVVTALME; via the coding sequence ATGCTTCGCGCCGCCAGCCTCGCCTTGTTCTTTTCGGTCGCCCTCCCCTTGTCTGCCTGTCAAGCAGCGGAAACCGCCGCCGCGCGGGTGAAGCTGACGCCAGCGAAGGTGACCGTCACCCAAGCCGTTGATATGCAGGTTCTGCGCATCGACGGGGTGATCACGCCGGAGGTAGCTGCCGACTTCAAGGCCGCCCTGGACGCCATGCCGGCCGGCGCTCCCCTGACCTTGGAGCTGAACAGCCCCGGCGGCTACACCAGCGCCGGCTATGACATGATGGACCGGCTGATGACGGAGCGGCAGAAGGGCCGCCGCGTCATCACCGTGGTGCGCGGCCGGGAAATCTGCGAGAGCATGTGCGTCGGCCTGTTCATGGCCGGGGAGGCCCGCTACGCCGCCCCCACCGCCCAGTTCATGGTGCATGCCCCGCGCGGGCTGAACAGCGGCACGGTCACCATCCGTTCCACCGGGCGGATGATCGACCGGCTGGTCAATCTGGGCGCTTCTACCGACTGGATCGAGCGGGTGAAGGCGGCCGGCGGCTTCAGCGGGTTGAACGACTACCGCACCAGCGCCGCCCAACTCGCCCAGGACCAGGCCAACGTCGTCACCGCCCTGATGGAGTGA
- a CDS encoding DSD1 family PLP-dependent enzyme, with protein sequence MTSADILAALPTPSLILDEGRMLRNLARLRRHLDTLGVALRPHLKTVKSVEAAKRVLTGGNGPATVSTLKEAEVFAEAGVRDILYAVGIAPQKLDRVLALCAAGCDLTVVLDSAEQAAAVAEASRRAGDAIPVLIEIDSDGHRSGLRPDDPAVTAIGRILQDGGAELRGVVTHAGESYGAAGADALAAFAERERQAAVGAAEALRAAGLPCPVVSVGSTPTAHFARDLSGVTEVRAGVFVFFDLVMAGIGVCTPDDIALSVLATVIGHQRDRGWIMVDAGWMAMSRDRGTANQAVDQGYGVVCDIDGRVLDDLIVASANQEHGVIALRPGSGRSLPELPVGTRLRILPNHACATAAQFDGYEVLPADAAAAPAYWPRFRGW encoded by the coding sequence ATGACCTCAGCCGATATCCTTGCCGCCCTGCCGACACCCAGCCTCATCCTGGATGAGGGCCGCATGCTGCGGAACCTCGCCCGGTTGCGAAGGCATCTGGACACGCTTGGCGTCGCGCTGCGACCCCACCTGAAAACGGTGAAGTCGGTGGAGGCTGCAAAGCGGGTGCTGACCGGAGGCAACGGCCCGGCCACCGTCTCCACCCTGAAGGAGGCGGAGGTCTTCGCGGAGGCGGGTGTACGGGACATACTCTATGCCGTCGGCATCGCGCCGCAGAAGCTGGACCGCGTGCTGGCCCTGTGCGCCGCAGGCTGCGACCTCACCGTGGTGCTGGACTCGGCGGAGCAGGCAGCTGCGGTGGCCGAGGCCTCCCGCCGGGCCGGCGATGCGATCCCGGTGCTGATCGAGATCGATTCTGACGGACACCGATCCGGCCTGCGGCCCGACGATCCCGCCGTGACCGCCATCGGCCGCATCCTCCAGGACGGCGGGGCGGAGCTGCGCGGCGTCGTTACCCATGCCGGGGAAAGCTACGGCGCGGCCGGAGCCGATGCGCTGGCCGCCTTTGCGGAGCGTGAGCGGCAGGCGGCCGTCGGCGCTGCGGAAGCATTGCGGGCTGCCGGCCTGCCTTGCCCGGTGGTGAGCGTGGGCTCCACCCCCACGGCGCATTTCGCGCGGGACCTGTCCGGCGTTACGGAGGTGCGTGCCGGGGTCTTCGTCTTTTTCGATCTGGTGATGGCGGGGATCGGCGTCTGCACGCCGGACGACATCGCCCTGTCGGTGCTGGCGACCGTGATCGGGCACCAGCGGGACCGCGGCTGGATCATGGTGGATGCGGGCTGGATGGCGATGTCGCGCGACCGCGGCACGGCGAACCAAGCGGTGGACCAGGGCTACGGCGTGGTCTGCGACATCGATGGCCGGGTGCTGGACGATCTGATCGTGGCATCCGCGAACCAGGAACACGGCGTCATCGCCCTACGTCCCGGCAGCGGGCGCAGCCTGCCGGAACTTCCGGTCGGCACCCGGCTGCGCATCCTGCCCAACCACGCCTGCGCCACGGCGGCGCAGTTCGACGGTTACGAGGTGCTGCCGGCCGATGCCGCGGCGGCGCCGGCCTACTGGCCCCGCTTCCGCGGCTGGTAA